One stretch of Arachis hypogaea cultivar Tifrunner chromosome 20, arahy.Tifrunner.gnm2.J5K5, whole genome shotgun sequence DNA includes these proteins:
- the LOC112785220 gene encoding pathogenesis-related protein 1, with amino-acid sequence MVISWLHKISFIPLLCVLGLGIVADITAYAQDSPQDYLDAHNAARSEAGVADLVWDDDVAAFAENYATERQGDCEMIHSGGGDEGYGENIAWSSGDLAGSEAVGMWVDEKDKYEYDSNSCVGGECRHYTQVVWSNTIRLGCAKVNCDNGGTFITCNYHPPGNYVHQRPY; translated from the coding sequence atgGTTATTTCTTGGTTACACAAGATTTCATTTATTCCTCTCCTGTGTGTTTTAGGGTTAGGCATTGTGGCTGATATAACCGCCTATGCTCAAGATTCACCGCAAGACTATCTTGATGCTCACAACGCAGCAAGATCAGAGGCAGGTGTTGCCGATTTGGTTTGGGACGACGACGTTGCGGCGTTCGCCGAGAACTACGCAACGGAACGGCAAGGGGACTGCGAAATGATCCACTCCGGTGGCGGCGACGAGGGTTACGGCGAGAACATTGCATGGAGCAGTGGTGATCTTGCAGGCAGCGAAGCAGTGGGAATGTGGGTGGATGAGAAAGACAAGTATGAGTACGATTCAAACTCATGTGTTGGCGGAGAGTGCCGTCACTACACTCAAGTTGTTTGGAGTAACACTATTCGGCTTGGATGTGCCAAAGTGAATTGCGATAATGGAGGCACTTTCATTACTTGTAACTACCATCCTCCTGGAAATTATGTTCACCAAAGGCCTTACTAG
- the LOC112786637 gene encoding pathogenesis-related protein 1 has translation MGVTKISTMLPLMAAITLTILLLSQVCYAQDAPQDYINAHNNARSQVGVGPMTWNATLASFAQNYINTLKGSCSLVHSGGPYGENLAGSTGDLTGTAAVNLWVAEKQYYHYNSNSCDSGKVCGHYTQVVWRNSIHLGCAKVRCDNGGTVISCNYAPRGNIVGRKPY, from the coding sequence ATGGGTGTGACTAAGATCTCAACAATGCTTCCTCTCATGGCTGCCATAACCCTaaccatattattattatcacaAGTTTGTTATGCACAAGACGCACCCCAAGACTACATCAACGCTCACAACAATGCCCGTTCCCAAGTTGGGGTTGGTCCAATGACATGGAATGCAACCCTTGCTTCTTTTGCACAAAACTATATTAACACACTCAAAGGAAGTTGTAGCTTGGTGCACTCTGGGGGTCCTTATGGAGAGAACCTTGCAGGGAGTACCGGCGATCTTACGGGCACGGCCGCGGTGAACTTGTGGGTGGCGGAGAAGCAATACTATCACTACAACTCTAATTCTTGTGACTCCGGCAAGGTTTGCGGCCACTATACTCAGGTGGTTTGGCGCAACTCGATTCATCTTGGGTGTGCCAAAGTGAGGTGTGATAATGGAGGAACAGTTATAAGTTGTAACTATGCTCCCCGTGGCAATATTGTTGGCCGAAAACCTTACTAG